The Benincasa hispida cultivar B227 chromosome 9, ASM972705v1, whole genome shotgun sequence genome has a segment encoding these proteins:
- the LOC120087046 gene encoding uncharacterized protein LOC120087046, with amino-acid sequence MFPPSSMLFLWFSFLYFTSSMADPHALNYYSPSSSIYDVLLAHGLPKGLLPKGVRDYEFNVDTGRFLVFLDRECNAMFENQLHYETNVSGTLSYGKIAALSGISAQDLFLWFPVKGIRVDVPSSGVIYFDVGVVYKQFSQSLFETPPVCVPNSKNQHRKIGNGNQFVELDSVKMA; translated from the exons ATGTTCCCCCCTTCCTCCATGCTTTTCCTCTGGTTCTCCTTCCTTTACTTCACCTCTTCAATGGCGGATCCTCATGCTCTGAACTACTACTCACCTTCGAGCTCTATTTACGATGTGTTATTGGCTCATGGCCTCCCCAAAGGCTTACTCCCAAAGGGTGTCAGGGATTACGAATTCAATGTCGATACTGGGAGATTTCTTGTGTTTTTGGATCGGGAGTGTAATGCGATGTTCGAAAATCAACTGCATTACGAGACTAATGTTTCTGGAACTTTGAGTTATGGTAAGATCGCCGCCTTATCTGGGATTTCGGCGCAGGATCTGTTCTTGTGGTTTCCTGTTAAGGGTATTCGTGTTGATGTTCCTAGCTCTGGCGTTATTTATTTCGATGTTGGTGTTGTTTACAAGCaattctctcaatctctcttCGAAACCCCACCTGTTTGTGTCCCTAATTCCAAG AATCAACACAGGAAGATTGGGAATGGGAATCAATTTGTTGAGTTAGATTCAGTGAAAATGGCTTGA